The nucleotide window CAGCAGGATTTTGGGCTGTTGTAGATGACCAAACGGGttccaataaatctttACTGGCTTTTACTTGAGATATCCAGTCTTCCTCATTTTCAGTTATACGGTGTCCACCTTTGGATTGCTCCTGTaacttctttaaatgtTTTTTAACTGCTTCAAGGACATGTGGTGGGAAGTCCCCATCTCGATCTCGTAACGACATgtcaaaatatcttttaatAGAAGACATTCCACTGACTTTGGATGACCCATCATTGGcgataaatattttggaatCGAAGCAACTTTCAGTTTTAATCACTCTTGTTGTTAAATGACGTGATGTTAGCCAGGTTTGGAATCTTTCATCTAGATCAGTAGCCATTTTAAGTCATAATCACCTTTATACATTTgttaaaaatttatttacacTCTCTTTCTACTTAGCTGCTCTTTTTTCATGATTGTCCAATTTGATagttattttcaaattttatGATTGTGAAAATTGGGACGGATgagataaagaaataatgtATGCATTGACTACCTGGAAAATATCGTGTCTACTAGGCGGAAACAATGTTATTTGAGAGATAGCAGCTTGTacttaataatatttacaaCTACATAGCGTTAAATAAAATGAGAATATATCAATATCTGATCTCGTACGATCCGGAtcttgaaatatatttgatcCATTTAACTgctttatatttttgatcTCTTTCTGTAATAGTAAAATACCGTACTACAAGTCCAGAGTTGCTAAacattaaaatttcaaaatccaaTGACATTGGTGGTTTACTCCATTGTTGTAATGACAGTTGGGTGTTGTCCTTTGTCGGGATTGTTACTGCACTTAGTGTATTTTCGGTTaatccattaaatttattaaaccTCCAAATCATTGCACTCTCCTCCGGTATGAATTTACAACTCCCATTAGTTACATTTATTTTACAATCCATTGTATTTGGTGGCACTGGTATATGTAGAGCGACGTTTTTAGCAGATAGTCTCCCGGGAAATAGTGACTTCATAGTGATTCTATATTCTAATGCCGTGCCATTTCTTGTGTTTGTAACTATTGGTGAAACTTTGAAGGGAAGATTTAAATTATCTCTCACatgatatttcattagtTCCATTGAGCCATCAGGTGGCACAAATTTTATAATCCGGTCTTTGTCAAATTTATCCAATGACACACATTGATGGAATTTGCAGTCCTCTAATATGACACTTCCAACTGATGCCATTGATAATTGTTTCTTATCAGTCTTATCAAAGTTAACGTCGCCAAAGTGATGGTTGTGATTATGAGATCCGTACATATCTGAATCCACACCGCTAACACTCAAGGAATCATTTAGACCAAATTGACAAATAGGTGTTCCTGATAGATGAGTCTCCAAGTCAATAGAACCATCGACATATGCCTTTAATACAGATCCATCTTTTGAGACTAAGATGTTTATCCTTTCATTAACATGCAATATGacttcatttttcttatGTACGATACCCTTTGGTCTCCATTTAAAGTCCGTTAATATACTTAAATCTTGTGATAATGAGGCACTATTCCTACGCAGTAATTTCGGACCACTCATCAGTAGATCGGgaacattattattgttgttattggAGTTCGTATTGCTACTGCCGTTCCCACTATTTTGGGCTTCCAATATGCTCTTTGAAGGTTTCACAGACATTCTTGAAATAACCAAGCTATTCTCAGTCAACATAGGAATACCACCACTACCACACATCATAacatctaataattcatgAACAATCATAAATTCCTccttcaaatattcttcgTGATTTAACCCGTAACTATCCAGTAAGGAATCCAGTTTATAGAGAAATTCCCATATAGCGGCACTGTCCACATTATTTCTTGACACAGCAACAATCCACAAATTATCTCCTCTAGTGGACTTGATATGATGGAATGTGGTGGATCCCAAGGTCAGGATGGGCGATCTGACATCCAGATTATTGATCACCTGTATTCTAAAGATGTCGGCAATAGATCTCTTCATAGATCCCTTAAATAACTTGGAAACAACTAGTTCTCCCCTAGCGGtaaaaataagaagagCATTAATCATCGATGAGGGTAAGGGGTGTGCTGTTCTGGTATTGTCCtgtttattttgttcatttgACCCTATTCAGATCAGaaagtttcattatttttcagattttCCATTCTTCGGGCATATCACCACTACATTCTAATAGCATAGCATAAATGACATTTAGGACTCTGTACATTTCATTTGGCCAGTTCACCAATAGAGTAACATTGCCAACAAGTGATAGTTTAAAGTCCCCTTTTATTCTCCGGAAACATAATAGTGATGATTTTAGGAAAGGTGGTGAATAgtaaatattaaatttacTTGAACTTCTCAATAAAATCTGCCCTATACATTTCTAGCCCAAAAAACCCCAGTTAACACAATTAAAATTGAGGTTGCTTAGGAAATATAGTGCATAAAAGTGTATAGAATTACGTGCTATGTCACATCAAAGCACTATTAATTAATGTCTAATACATCATAAAAATTGTTTACgtaattttga belongs to Naumovozyma castellii chromosome 3, complete genome and includes:
- the APM4 gene encoding Apm4p (ancestral locus Anc_3.165), whose product is MINALLIFTARGELVVSKLFKGSMKRSIADIFRIQVINNLDVRSPILTLGSTTFHHIKSTRGDNLWIVAVSRNNVDSAAIWEFLYKLDSLLDSYGLNHEEYLKEEFMIVHELLDVMMCGSGGIPMLTENSLVISRMSVKPSKSILEAQNSGNGSSNTNSNNNNNNVPDLLMSGPKLLRRNSASLSQDLSILTDFKWRPKGIVHKKNEVILHVNERINILVSKDGSVLKAYVDGSIDLETHLSGTPICQFGLNDSLSVSGVDSDMYGSHNHNHHFGDVNFDKTDKKQLSMASVGSVILEDCKFHQCVSLDKFDKDRIIKFVPPDGSMELMKYHVRDNLNLPFKVSPIVTNTRNGTALEYRITMKSLFPGRLSAKNVALHIPVPPNTMDCKINVTNGSCKFIPEESAMIWRFNKFNGLTENTLSAVTIPTKDNTQLSLQQWSKPPMSLDFEILMFSNSGLVVRYFTITERDQKYKAVKWIKYISRSGSYEIRY